Proteins encoded within one genomic window of Sphaerotilus montanus:
- a CDS encoding extracellular catalytic domain type 1 short-chain-length polyhydroxyalkanoate depolymerase translates to MNLNPIPVLKRLLAKVKQQLHRLGNADTSATGPSAPASEQGIGIAAIDERFIDGRFEHRFGTRDYKLYLPPSGAGQRPAPRPLLLMLHGCTQTPDDFATGTRMNDAARAGGFLVLYPAQSAFANLHRCWNWFKHNHQQRDRGEAALLADLTRAVLATHGADPARIYVAGLSAGGAMAAVLGEVYPELFAAVGLHSGVPTGLASDMLSAMAVMKSGPITPALRASAPPPTIVFHGDQDTVVHPANADEAMRPFTSLGTRETSQGLTGQGAAYTVHRIRERTGRVLAEQWMVRGTGHAWSGGHATGTFTEPDGPDATVAMVAFFAEQRLATVG, encoded by the coding sequence ATGAACCTGAACCCGATTCCTGTCCTGAAACGCCTGCTGGCGAAGGTCAAGCAGCAGCTGCATCGTCTCGGCAACGCCGACACCAGCGCCACCGGCCCGTCCGCTCCGGCGAGTGAACAGGGCATCGGCATCGCCGCCATCGACGAACGCTTCATCGACGGTCGGTTCGAGCACCGGTTCGGCACGCGGGACTACAAGCTCTACCTCCCGCCGTCCGGAGCCGGCCAGCGCCCCGCTCCGCGCCCGCTGCTGCTGATGCTGCACGGCTGCACCCAGACACCCGACGACTTCGCCACCGGCACCCGGATGAACGACGCCGCGCGCGCGGGCGGTTTCCTGGTGCTCTACCCGGCACAGAGCGCGTTCGCCAACCTGCACCGCTGCTGGAACTGGTTCAAGCACAACCACCAGCAGCGCGACCGCGGCGAGGCGGCGCTGCTGGCCGATCTGACCCGCGCGGTGCTGGCCACCCACGGCGCCGATCCGGCGCGGATCTACGTGGCCGGGCTGTCGGCCGGCGGCGCGATGGCGGCGGTGCTGGGCGAGGTCTATCCAGAGCTGTTCGCGGCCGTGGGCCTGCACTCGGGCGTGCCGACCGGGCTGGCCAGCGACATGCTCTCGGCGATGGCCGTCATGAAATCCGGGCCGATCACCCCCGCCCTGCGCGCGTCAGCGCCGCCACCCACCATCGTCTTCCACGGCGACCAGGACACCGTGGTCCACCCCGCCAACGCGGACGAGGCGATGCGGCCCTTCACGTCGCTGGGGACCCGTGAAACCAGCCAGGGCCTGACCGGCCAGGGTGCGGCGTACACCGTGCACCGGATCAGGGAGCGCACAGGGCGCGTGCTCGCCGAACAGTGGATGGTGCGCGGCACCGGCCACGCATGGTCGGGCGGCCACGCAACCGGAACCTTCACCGAACCGGACGGGCCGGACGCCACGGTGGCGATGGTGGCGTTCTTCGCGGAACAGCGGCTGGCCACGGTCGGGTGA
- the aroQ gene encoding type II 3-dehydroquinate dehydratase, with the protein MKFLVLNGINLNMFGKRDPKQYGTTTLAQIDEQLLALGAELGVEVECFQTNFEGEMAERIHRAHGEGVDGVLINAGAWTHYSYGIRDALAILKCPIIEVHMSNIHAREAFRHHSVIAEIARGQIAGFGVDSYLLGLRAAVSAARAG; encoded by the coding sequence ATGAAGTTCCTCGTCCTCAACGGCATCAACCTCAACATGTTCGGCAAGCGCGACCCGAAGCAGTACGGCACGACCACGCTGGCGCAGATCGACGAGCAGTTGCTGGCGCTGGGCGCCGAGCTGGGCGTCGAGGTCGAGTGCTTCCAGACCAATTTCGAAGGCGAGATGGCCGAGCGCATCCACCGTGCGCATGGCGAGGGCGTGGACGGCGTGCTGATCAACGCCGGCGCGTGGACGCACTACAGCTACGGCATCCGCGACGCGCTGGCGATCCTGAAGTGCCCGATCATCGAGGTGCACATGTCCAACATCCACGCCCGCGAGGCGTTCCGGCACCACTCGGTGATCGCCGAGATCGCGCGGGGGCAGATCGCGGGGTTTGGGGTGGACAGCTACCTGCTGGGGCTGCGGGCGGCGGTGTCGGCGGCGCGGGCGGGCTGA
- a CDS encoding LysR family transcriptional regulator — protein MNISTRQLRAFLALAEERSFTRAAAQTHLSQPAFSALIRALEDTLGLRLFHRSTRHVEPTAEGLAFEVSARRVLAEFDDAVLGVHDQVARRRGRVSVALLPSLAAGWLPQVLASFRAEFPGIELEVRDVLSEPCIEAVRAGHADLALAATRADTPELRAALFCSDGFHLVCPAGHPLASVATVRPRDVAVWPFVHLSRTSSVRQYLDAALHPLQMRTLMEVDQLATVMGMVRAGLGISIVPSLTLFHFQQPEVVTRPLSWTGLTRHIYLVQRRDRDLSLAAQSLHDWMLQRRPEVETTAGRVEHAPPGHLPVGARAEKPAS, from the coding sequence ATGAATATCTCGACCCGCCAGCTGCGCGCCTTCCTGGCGCTGGCCGAAGAACGCAGCTTCACGCGTGCGGCTGCGCAGACGCACCTGTCACAACCGGCCTTCAGTGCGCTGATCCGCGCGCTGGAAGACACGCTGGGACTGCGGCTGTTCCACCGCAGCACACGCCATGTCGAACCCACCGCCGAAGGCCTGGCGTTCGAGGTCTCGGCGCGGCGCGTGCTGGCGGAATTCGATGACGCCGTTCTCGGCGTGCACGACCAGGTGGCGCGCCGACGCGGGCGGGTGTCGGTCGCGCTGCTGCCGTCCCTGGCAGCGGGCTGGCTGCCGCAGGTGCTGGCCAGTTTCCGGGCCGAGTTTCCCGGCATCGAGCTGGAAGTCCGCGATGTGCTGTCCGAGCCCTGCATCGAGGCCGTGCGCGCCGGCCACGCCGACCTGGCGCTGGCCGCGACACGGGCCGACACGCCCGAGCTGCGCGCGGCGCTGTTCTGCAGCGATGGCTTTCACCTGGTCTGCCCGGCCGGGCACCCGCTGGCGTCGGTGGCCACCGTTCGGCCGCGCGACGTGGCGGTCTGGCCGTTCGTGCACCTGTCGCGCACGAGCAGCGTGCGCCAGTACCTCGACGCCGCGCTGCACCCGTTGCAGATGCGCACGCTGATGGAGGTGGACCAGCTGGCGACGGTGATGGGCATGGTGCGCGCCGGGCTGGGCATCAGCATCGTGCCCTCGCTGACCTTGTTCCATTTCCAGCAGCCCGAGGTGGTCACGCGGCCGCTGTCATGGACCGGGCTGACGCGCCACATCTACCTGGTGCAGCGGCGTGACCGTGACCTGTCACTGGCCGCGCAAAGCCTGCACGACTGGATGCTTCAGCGCCGGCCCGAGGTCGAGACGACTGCAGGCCGGGTCGAGCACGCGCCGCCGGGGCACTTGCCGGTCGGTGCAAGGGCGGAAAAGCCAGCGTCTTGA
- a CDS encoding acyclic terpene utilization AtuA family protein, with protein MNTDTTLRVGCAAGFSGDRTDAALPVVNALIASGGPAVLIFETLAERTLALAQLARRSDPEGGYEPLLDDLLRPVLGLCLQHGVRIVSNFGAANPAGAARRIGALASELGLRTPRIAVVHGDDLSHPSQRPVLVGAIGPGVHALKIVSANAYLGAEAIADALLAGAEIVVCGRVADPSLTVGPALAHFGWARDDWDRLARATMAGHLLECGAQVSGGYYADPGYKDIPGLAHLGYPIAEIDADGHCVITKPSGTGGRIDEHTVKEQLLYEVHDPAAYLTPDVVADISRATVQQLGPDRVQLRGVRGHARPASLKVNVCHENGWLAEGEISYAGPRAEARARLAAEVLRERLHGLGPLRVDLIGVGSVLGDDAGRWLGAQAAGGARDVRLRVALNHPERQAAERVGREVNALYTCGPAGGGGVRTALRPRLGTVSCLVPREHIAGGYRFIDPACEGACA; from the coding sequence ATGAACACGGACACGACCTTGCGCGTCGGCTGCGCGGCCGGCTTCTCCGGTGACCGCACCGATGCGGCGCTGCCGGTGGTGAATGCGCTGATCGCCAGCGGCGGCCCGGCGGTGCTGATTTTCGAGACGCTGGCCGAGCGCACCCTGGCGCTGGCCCAGCTGGCACGCCGCAGCGACCCCGAGGGCGGCTACGAGCCGCTGCTCGACGATCTGCTGCGCCCGGTGCTGGGCCTGTGCCTGCAGCACGGCGTGCGCATCGTCAGCAACTTCGGCGCCGCCAATCCGGCCGGCGCCGCGCGGCGCATCGGCGCCCTGGCCAGCGAACTGGGCCTGCGCACACCGCGCATCGCGGTGGTGCATGGCGATGACCTCAGCCACCCGTCGCAGCGCCCGGTGCTGGTTGGCGCGATCGGCCCTGGCGTGCATGCGCTGAAGATCGTCAGTGCCAACGCCTACCTGGGTGCGGAGGCCATTGCCGACGCCCTCCTGGCCGGCGCCGAGATCGTGGTCTGCGGCCGTGTCGCCGACCCCTCGTTGACGGTGGGCCCGGCCCTGGCCCATTTCGGCTGGGCCCGCGACGACTGGGACCGGCTGGCGCGTGCCACGATGGCCGGGCACCTGCTCGAATGTGGCGCGCAGGTCAGCGGCGGCTACTACGCCGACCCCGGCTACAAGGACATCCCCGGTCTGGCGCACCTGGGCTACCCGATCGCCGAGATCGATGCCGATGGCCACTGCGTCATCACCAAGCCGTCCGGCACCGGCGGCCGCATCGACGAACACACCGTCAAGGAGCAGCTGCTGTACGAGGTGCACGATCCGGCGGCCTACCTGACGCCCGACGTGGTGGCCGACATCTCCCGCGCCACGGTGCAGCAGCTGGGCCCCGACCGCGTGCAGCTGCGTGGTGTGCGCGGGCATGCACGACCGGCGTCGCTGAAGGTCAATGTCTGCCACGAGAACGGCTGGCTCGCCGAAGGCGAGATCTCCTACGCCGGGCCGCGTGCCGAGGCGCGTGCGCGGCTGGCCGCCGAGGTGCTGCGCGAACGGCTGCACGGCCTGGGGCCGCTGCGCGTCGACCTGATCGGCGTGGGCAGCGTGCTGGGCGATGACGCGGGCCGCTGGCTGGGGGCACAAGCGGCCGGCGGCGCACGTGACGTGCGCCTGCGCGTGGCGCTGAACCACCCGGAACGCCAGGCCGCCGAACGCGTGGGGCGTGAGGTCAACGCGCTCTACACCTGCGGTCCGGCTGGCGGTGGCGGTGTGCGCACTGCGTTGCGCCCGCGCCTGGGCACGGTGTCCTGCCTGGTGCCGCGCGAGCACATCGCGGGCGGCTACCGCTTCATCGACCCGGCCTGCGAAGGAGCCTGCGCATGA
- a CDS encoding AtuA-related protein, with protein MTSARKTRSLTVPLYRAAHGRTGDKGNRSNISVIAWHPALWDTLVEQLTEDAVARQFAHRQPGSVRRYLLPQLQAMNFVLDEVLDGGVNDALNLDSHGKALSFLLMDMPVQIDADLASHLAGSDTTD; from the coding sequence ATGACCAGCGCACGGAAGACCCGCTCGCTGACGGTGCCGCTGTACCGCGCCGCCCACGGCCGCACCGGCGACAAGGGCAACCGCTCGAACATCAGCGTCATCGCCTGGCATCCCGCGCTCTGGGACACGCTGGTCGAGCAGCTGACGGAAGACGCGGTGGCGCGCCAGTTCGCACACCGCCAGCCCGGCAGCGTGAGGCGCTACCTGCTGCCGCAACTGCAGGCGATGAACTTCGTGCTGGACGAGGTGCTCGATGGCGGCGTCAACGATGCGCTCAACCTCGACAGCCACGGCAAGGCCCTGTCATTCCTGCTGATGGACATGCCCGTCCAGATCGACGCCGATCTGGCCAGCCATCTCGCGGGCAGCGACACCACCGACTGA
- a CDS encoding Bug family tripartite tricarboxylate transporter substrate binding protein → MHTLTITRRTCLALALASSFGVQAQTYPNKPITLIVPFAAGSATDQLARALGQSITTDTRQTVVVDNKAGASGMLAAQAAARATPDGYTVLITTNTTHAANEHLYKKLPYDPVKDFAPVTGLGKGSQVLVVKADAPYRTVTELLAAARQKPGKLSFGSGSSSSRVAGELFQQMSGTEILHVPYKSNPMAITDLLGGQIDLMITDMSTGVPQIKGGKLRALGVSTLKRSSLLPDVPTIDEAGVKGYDMGYWFAAYVPAKTPPEVIEKLNALLSAGTRSPAAKAFFEASGSEPFTTTPDALARFQTAETQKWGKAIKAAGIEAE, encoded by the coding sequence ATGCACACCCTGACGATCACCCGCCGCACCTGCCTGGCCCTGGCCCTGGCCTCCAGCTTCGGCGTGCAGGCGCAGACCTACCCGAACAAGCCGATCACGCTGATCGTGCCCTTTGCGGCCGGCAGTGCCACCGACCAGCTGGCGCGTGCGCTCGGCCAGTCGATCACCACCGATACCCGGCAGACGGTCGTCGTCGACAACAAGGCCGGCGCCAGCGGCATGCTCGCCGCGCAGGCCGCGGCACGCGCCACGCCCGACGGCTACACCGTGCTCATCACCACCAACACCACGCACGCCGCCAACGAGCACCTGTACAAGAAGCTGCCCTACGACCCGGTGAAGGACTTCGCGCCCGTCACCGGCCTGGGCAAGGGCAGCCAGGTGCTGGTGGTCAAGGCCGACGCGCCCTACAGGACCGTCACCGAACTGCTGGCTGCCGCGCGCCAGAAACCCGGCAAGCTCAGCTTCGGCAGCGGCAGCAGTTCCAGCCGCGTCGCGGGCGAGCTGTTCCAGCAGATGAGCGGCACCGAGATCCTGCATGTGCCGTACAAGAGCAACCCGATGGCGATCACCGACCTGCTGGGCGGGCAGATCGACCTGATGATCACCGACATGTCCACTGGCGTGCCGCAGATCAAGGGTGGCAAGCTGCGCGCGCTGGGCGTATCCACGCTGAAGCGCTCGTCGCTGCTGCCCGACGTGCCGACCATCGACGAAGCCGGTGTCAAGGGCTACGACATGGGCTACTGGTTCGCAGCCTACGTACCGGCGAAGACGCCGCCCGAGGTGATCGAGAAGCTGAACGCCTTGCTGAGCGCGGGCACGAGGAGCCCCGCAGCCAAGGCCTTCTTCGAGGCCAGCGGCTCCGAGCCCTTCACCACCACGCCCGATGCGCTGGCCAGGTTCCAGACGGCCGAGACGCAGAAGTGGGGCAAGGCCATCAAGGCCGCCGGCATCGAAGCCGAGTGA
- a CDS encoding ABC transporter ATP-binding protein has translation MPAISFQQVSKTFSTPRGALQALDAVSLDIAPGEFFGLLGPNGAGKTTLISILAGLSRATTGRVRVMGHDVVDDYAAARRSLGIVPQELVFDPFFSVRETLRIQSGYFGVKGNDAWIDELLSGLGLADKAGANMRQLSGGMKRRVLVAQALVHRPPVIVLDEPTAGVDVELRQTLWQFIARLNKEGHTVLLTTHYLEEAEALCGRIAMLKQGRIVALDRTSNLLAGTSSTMLRFKTDDPLPAAIAAHARVTGRIAQVKARDAADVEQTLATLRTAGVRIEDLEIGRADLEDVFLDIMQGGRA, from the coding sequence ATCCCGGCCATCTCCTTCCAGCAGGTCAGCAAGACCTTCAGCACCCCGCGCGGTGCATTGCAGGCCCTCGACGCTGTCAGCCTCGACATCGCCCCTGGTGAATTCTTCGGTCTGCTCGGCCCCAACGGCGCGGGCAAGACCACCCTGATCAGCATCCTGGCGGGCCTGTCGCGGGCGACGACCGGCCGCGTGCGGGTCATGGGCCACGACGTGGTGGACGACTACGCGGCGGCCCGCCGGTCGCTCGGCATCGTGCCGCAGGAACTGGTGTTCGACCCCTTCTTCTCGGTGCGCGAGACGCTGCGCATCCAGAGCGGCTACTTCGGCGTGAAGGGCAACGACGCCTGGATCGACGAGCTGCTGTCCGGCCTCGGCCTCGCGGACAAGGCCGGCGCCAACATGCGGCAACTGTCGGGCGGGATGAAGCGCCGCGTGCTGGTCGCGCAGGCGCTGGTGCACCGGCCGCCGGTCATCGTGCTGGATGAGCCGACGGCGGGCGTGGACGTGGAACTGCGCCAGACGCTGTGGCAGTTCATCGCCCGGCTGAACAAGGAAGGCCACACCGTGCTGCTGACGACGCACTACCTCGAAGAGGCCGAGGCGCTGTGCGGCCGGATCGCGATGCTCAAGCAAGGGCGCATCGTGGCGCTGGACCGCACCAGCAACCTGCTTGCGGGCACGTCGAGCACGATGCTGCGCTTCAAGACCGACGACCCGCTGCCCGCCGCCATCGCCGCCCACGCCCGCGTCACCGGCCGCATCGCGCAGGTCAAGGCCCGCGACGCCGCCGATGTCGAGCAGACGCTGGCGACGCTGCGCACGGCCGGCGTGCGCATCGAAGACCTCGAGATCGGCCGCGCCGACCTGGAGGACGTGTTCCTCGACATCATGCAAGGAGGCCGCGCATGA
- a CDS encoding ABC transporter permease, protein MSTSATAANPLFAGAGTLFYKEVLRFWKVGFQTVAAPVLTAVLYLMIFGHVLSDHVKVYDDVGYTSFLIPGLVMMSVLQNAFANSSSSLIQSKITGNLVFLLVSPLSHWAWFVAYVGASLVRGVVVGFGVFAVTVWFAPLQMAEPWWALTFAVLGAAMMGSLGLIAGLWADKFDQMAAFQNFIIMPMTFLSGVFYSVHSLPGIWQQVSHLNPFFYMIDGFRRGFFGVSDVSPWMSLGVVSASFLVIAAIALRLLASGYKLRH, encoded by the coding sequence ATGAGCACGTCCGCGACTGCCGCCAACCCGCTGTTTGCCGGCGCCGGCACGCTGTTCTACAAGGAGGTGCTGCGCTTCTGGAAGGTCGGCTTCCAGACGGTGGCGGCGCCGGTGCTCACCGCGGTGCTCTACCTGATGATCTTCGGCCACGTGCTGTCGGACCACGTCAAGGTCTACGACGACGTGGGCTACACCAGCTTCCTGATTCCCGGGCTGGTGATGATGAGCGTGCTGCAGAACGCGTTTGCCAACAGCTCGTCGAGCCTGATCCAGAGCAAGATCACCGGCAACCTCGTCTTCCTGCTGGTGTCTCCGCTGTCGCACTGGGCGTGGTTTGTCGCCTATGTCGGTGCGTCGCTGGTGCGGGGCGTGGTCGTCGGTTTCGGGGTGTTCGCGGTGACGGTGTGGTTCGCGCCGCTGCAGATGGCCGAGCCGTGGTGGGCGCTGACGTTTGCGGTGCTGGGGGCGGCGATGATGGGCAGCCTGGGCCTGATCGCGGGGCTGTGGGCCGACAAGTTCGACCAGATGGCGGCGTTCCAGAACTTCATCATCATGCCCATGACCTTCCTGTCGGGCGTGTTCTATTCGGTCCATTCGCTGCCCGGCATCTGGCAGCAGGTCAGCCACCTGAACCCGTTCTTCTACATGATCGACGGCTTCCGGCGCGGCTTCTTCGGCGTCAGCGACGTCTCGCCGTGGATGAGCCTGGGGGTCGTCTCGGCGAGTTTCCTGGTGATCGCGGCGATCGCGCTGCGCCTGCTCGCGAGCGGCTACAAGCTGCGGCACTGA
- a CDS encoding BolA family protein, which produces MADPTPAQVRDFIAAGLACEHLEVEGDGRHFFATIVSSQFTGKLRVARHQLVYAALGERMREEVHALSMKTLTPAEWAKAGTAPTSPVTHHH; this is translated from the coding sequence ATGGCCGATCCCACCCCTGCCCAAGTCCGCGACTTCATCGCCGCCGGCCTCGCCTGCGAGCATCTCGAAGTCGAAGGCGACGGCCGTCACTTCTTTGCCACCATCGTCTCCAGCCAGTTCACCGGCAAGCTGCGCGTGGCCCGCCACCAGCTCGTCTACGCTGCACTGGGCGAGCGCATGCGCGAAGAGGTCCACGCGCTGTCGATGAAGACGCTCACCCCCGCCGAATGGGCCAAGGCCGGTACTGCACCGACCAGCCCCGTCACCCACCACCATTGA
- the murA gene encoding UDP-N-acetylglucosamine 1-carboxyvinyltransferase yields MDKLLIRGGRTLQGEVTISGAKNAALPELCAALLTAEPVTLANVPGLKDVSTTLKVLAQLGATSTRDPATPGIVTVDASNITSTEATYELVKTMRASILVLGPLLARFGVARVSLPGGCAIGSRPVDQHIKGLLAMGAEIRVEHGYIHATASPRLKGARITTDMVTVTGTENLLMAATLAEGETVLENAAQEPEITDLVDLLISMGAQIEGRGTSRLRLTGVERLHAPKVPHQIIPDRIEAGTFLCAVAAAGGDVTLRRADASHLDAVISKLREAGVTVESGDDWIRVQMNARPKAVSFRTSEHPLFPTDMQAQFMAVNCIAEGVARVTETIFENRFMHVNELVRLGAHIAVDGHTAIVEGIPKLSGATVMATDLRASASLVIAGLVADGTTTVDRIYHLDRGYDAMEVKLRGIGADIERVPA; encoded by the coding sequence ATGGACAAGCTCCTGATTCGCGGCGGCCGCACCCTCCAGGGTGAGGTCACGATCTCCGGCGCCAAGAACGCCGCCCTGCCCGAGCTGTGCGCGGCGCTGCTGACGGCCGAGCCGGTCACGCTGGCCAATGTGCCGGGTCTGAAGGACGTCTCGACCACGCTGAAGGTGCTCGCGCAGCTCGGCGCGACCTCCACGCGCGATCCGGCCACGCCCGGCATCGTCACCGTCGACGCCTCGAACATCACCTCCACCGAGGCGACCTACGAGCTGGTGAAGACGATGCGCGCCTCCATCCTCGTGCTCGGCCCGCTGCTGGCGCGCTTCGGCGTGGCGCGTGTGTCGCTGCCCGGTGGCTGCGCGATCGGCTCGCGGCCGGTGGACCAGCACATCAAGGGCCTGCTGGCGATGGGCGCCGAGATCCGCGTCGAGCACGGCTACATCCACGCCACCGCGTCGCCGCGCCTGAAGGGTGCGCGCATCACCACCGACATGGTCACCGTCACCGGCACCGAGAACCTGCTGATGGCCGCGACGCTGGCCGAGGGCGAGACGGTGCTGGAAAACGCCGCACAAGAGCCCGAGATCACCGACCTCGTCGACCTGCTCATCTCCATGGGCGCGCAGATCGAAGGCCGCGGCACGAGCCGCCTGCGCCTCACCGGTGTCGAGCGTTTGCACGCCCCCAAGGTGCCGCACCAGATCATCCCGGACCGCATCGAGGCCGGCACTTTCCTGTGCGCGGTGGCGGCGGCTGGTGGCGACGTGACGCTGCGCCGCGCCGACGCCAGCCATCTGGATGCCGTGATCAGCAAGCTGCGCGAGGCCGGTGTCACGGTCGAGTCCGGCGACGACTGGATCCGCGTGCAGATGAACGCCCGCCCGAAGGCGGTGAGCTTCCGCACCAGCGAGCACCCGCTGTTCCCGACCGACATGCAGGCGCAGTTCATGGCCGTGAACTGCATCGCCGAGGGCGTGGCGCGCGTGACCGAGACGATCTTCGAGAACCGCTTCATGCATGTCAACGAGCTGGTGCGCCTGGGCGCCCACATCGCCGTGGACGGCCACACCGCCATCGTCGAAGGCATCCCGAAGCTGTCGGGTGCCACCGTGATGGCCACCGACCTGCGCGCCTCGGCGTCGCTGGTGATCGCCGGGCTCGTCGCCGACGGCACCACCACGGTCGACCGCATCTACCACCTCGACCGCGGCTACGACGCCATGGAAGTCAAGCTGCGCGGTATCGGGGCCGACATCGAAAGGGTTCCCGCATGA
- the hisG gene encoding ATP phosphoribosyltransferase: MVTLALSKGRIFEETLPLLAAAGIEVLEDPEKSRKLILPTNRPDVQVVLVRATDVPTYVQYGGADLGVAGKDILIEHGGQGLYQPLDLNIAKCRMSVAVREGFDYAAAVKQGSRIRVATKYTAIARQHFADKGVHVDLIKLYGSMELAPLTGLADAIVDLVSTGKTLLANHLVEVEPFMQISSRLVVNQAALKLKRDQLRPLIDAFASAIPKD; encoded by the coding sequence ATGGTCACGCTGGCGCTGTCCAAGGGCCGCATCTTCGAGGAGACGCTGCCGCTGCTGGCGGCTGCCGGCATCGAGGTGCTGGAAGACCCCGAGAAGTCGCGCAAGCTGATCCTGCCGACGAACCGACCGGATGTGCAGGTCGTGCTGGTGCGCGCCACCGACGTGCCGACCTATGTCCAGTACGGCGGCGCCGACCTCGGCGTGGCCGGCAAGGACATCCTCATCGAGCACGGCGGCCAGGGCCTCTACCAGCCGCTGGACCTGAACATCGCGAAGTGCCGCATGAGCGTGGCCGTGCGTGAAGGTTTCGACTACGCCGCCGCGGTGAAGCAGGGCTCGCGCATCCGCGTGGCGACCAAGTACACCGCCATCGCCCGCCAGCACTTCGCCGACAAGGGTGTCCACGTCGACCTGATCAAGCTGTACGGCTCGATGGAGCTGGCACCGCTGACCGGCCTCGCCGACGCCATCGTCGACCTGGTCTCCACCGGCAAGACGCTGCTGGCGAACCACCTCGTCGAGGTCGAGCCCTTCATGCAGATCTCGTCGCGCCTCGTCGTCAACCAGGCCGCGCTCAAGCTCAAGCGCGACCAGCTTCGCCCGCTGATCGACGCCTTCGCCTCCGCCATTCCCAAAGACTGA
- the hisD gene encoding histidinol dehydrogenase, producing the protein MSSVAIRHLNTAAPDFEAEFQRVLHWSAETDHAIEERVAAILQDVQQRGDAAVIEYTNRFDGMQAESMAALELTREELKAAFEAITPAQRSALEAAAKRVRSYHERQLQACGLSWSYRDEDGTLLGQKVTPLDRVGIYVPGGKAAYPSSVLMNAIPAHVAGVGEIIMVVPTPKGEKNALVLAAAYVAGVSRAFTIGGAQAVGALAYGTATVPRVDKVTGPGNAYVASAKRRVFGQVGIDMIAGPSEILVLADGTTPPDWVAMDLFSQAEHDELAQSILLSPDADYIAKVQAEIDRLIDGMPRRDVIRASLEGRGALILTRDMDEACAISNRIAPEHLEVSSSDPHRWEPLLRHAGAIFLGAYTSESLGDYCAGPNHVLPTSGTARFSSPLGVYDFQKRSSLIEVSEQGAQTLGVIAAELAYGEGLQAHAQAAEFRLKRAD; encoded by the coding sequence ATGTCCTCCGTCGCCATCCGCCACCTGAACACCGCCGCCCCGGACTTCGAAGCCGAGTTCCAGCGCGTGCTGCACTGGTCGGCGGAGACGGACCATGCGATCGAGGAGCGGGTTGCGGCCATCCTGCAGGACGTGCAGCAGCGCGGCGACGCGGCGGTGATCGAATACACGAACCGCTTCGACGGCATGCAGGCCGAGTCGATGGCGGCGCTGGAGCTGACCCGCGAGGAGCTGAAAGCCGCGTTCGAGGCCATCACGCCCGCGCAGCGCAGCGCCCTCGAAGCCGCAGCGAAGCGCGTGCGCAGCTACCACGAGCGCCAGTTGCAGGCGTGCGGTCTGAGCTGGAGCTACCGCGATGAAGACGGCACGCTGCTCGGCCAGAAGGTCACGCCGCTCGACCGCGTGGGCATCTACGTCCCGGGCGGCAAGGCGGCGTACCCGTCGTCGGTGCTGATGAACGCGATCCCGGCGCATGTCGCGGGGGTCGGCGAAATCATCATGGTCGTGCCGACGCCGAAGGGCGAGAAGAACGCGCTGGTGCTGGCCGCCGCCTATGTCGCCGGTGTCAGCCGTGCGTTCACGATCGGTGGCGCGCAGGCGGTCGGCGCGCTGGCCTACGGGACGGCGACCGTGCCGCGTGTCGACAAGGTCACCGGCCCCGGCAATGCCTACGTCGCCAGCGCCAAGCGCCGCGTCTTCGGCCAGGTGGGCATCGACATGATCGCCGGCCCGAGCGAGATCCTCGTGCTGGCCGACGGCACGACGCCGCCCGACTGGGTCGCGATGGACCTCTTCTCGCAGGCCGAGCATGACGAACTCGCGCAGTCCATCCTGCTCAGCCCGGACGCGGACTACATCGCCAAGGTACAGGCCGAGATCGACCGCCTGATCGACGGCATGCCGCGCCGCGACGTGATCCGCGCCTCGCTGGAAGGCCGCGGCGCGCTGATCCTGACGCGGGACATGGACGAAGCCTGCGCGATCAGCAACCGCATCGCGCCGGAGCATCTGGAGGTCAGCTCGTCCGACCCGCACCGCTGGGAGCCGCTGCTGCGCCACGCCGGGGCGATCTTCCTCGGCGCCTACACCAGCGAAAGCTTGGGCGATTACTGCGCTGGTCCGAACCACGTGCTGCCGACCTCGGGCACCGCGCGCTTCTCGTCGCCGCTGGGCGTCTACGACTTCCAGAAGCGCTCCAGCCTGATCGAAGTGAGCGAGCAGGGCGCGCAGACGCTGGGTGTGATCGCCGCGGAACTGGCCTATGGCGAAGGCTTGCAGGCGCATGCGCAGGCGGCCGAGTTCCGCCTGAAACGTGCTGACTGA